ACCTCCACGAATTCCTGTACCCGCTGATGCAGGGCTACGACTCGGTCGCTGTCCAGGCAGATGTGGAACTGGGCGGAACCGATCAGAAGTTTAACCTGGCCGTGGGGCGAGATTTACAGCGCCATTTCCAGCAGCGTCCGCAGTTTGGCTTGCTGCTGCCGATTTTGATTGGTACGGACGGGGTGCAGAAAATGTCGAAATCCCTGGCTAACTACGTGGGACTGACGGAAGATCCGCTGTCGATGTACTCTAAGCTAGAAAAAGTGCCCGATGCGCTGATTCAGGATTACTTTGAGCTGCTCACGAACCTGCCCTTGGCAGATTTGCCCGAAAACCCGCGCGATCGCCAGAAGCTTCTAGCGGTGGACGTTGTGAGTCAGTATCACGGCAAGGATGCAGCGCTAGAGGCTCAGAAAGCGGCGTTAACCCTCGTTCAAGGAAATGCGGCTCGGGCCGAAGCGGTTCCCGAATTTTCCCTTGCCTCTATTGAGTTTCCGGCCAAACTGTTCTTTATCCTAGGAGCCAGTGGATTGTGTAAAAGCAGTGGCGAAGGGCGGCGGCAAATTCAGGGCGGGGCAGTGCGCCTGGATGGCGATCGCGTCGAAGATGTGGATCTCGCCTATGCGGCGGCTCATGAGCTGGACGGAAAAGTCCTGCAAGTGGGCAAGAAAAAGTTTGTGCGCCTGGTGAAGTAAATGGATCCTCGAAATCGGATTATTGTGCCCTTGGATGTGCCGTCAGCGGATGCGGCGATCGCCCTCTTGGATCGGCTCCCAGAGGTAGGCTTTTGGAAAGTCGGCTTAGAACTCTTTGTCAGCAGTGGCACTATCGTGATTCAGGAGCTCAAGGCTCGGCAGAAGCGGATCTTTCTGGATCTGAAGTTCCACGACATTCCCAACACGATGGCCGGAGCCTGCCGCGCCGCCGCCCGCTACGGGGTCGATCTCATCACCGTCCACGCTACCGCCGGGGAAGCTGCCCTGGAAGCTGCCCAGAAAGCCGCTGTAGAAGGGGCAACCGCTGCCGGACAACTGCCGCCGAATCTGATTGCCGTGACGGTTTTAACCAGCATCTCGGCGCGATCGCTTGCCCATGAATTAAAAATACCCCTGGAACTGCCGGATTATGCCCTGCAAATGGCACTCATGGCGCAGGATTGCGGACTAGCAGGAGCCGTTTGTTCCCCTCAGGAAGCCACCGACCTTAAACGGGTGTGCGGCGATGGGTTTCTGCTGGTGTGTCCGGGGGTGCGACCCAAATGGGCTGCTGCTGGCGACCAACGGCGATCGCTCACCCCGGCGGAAGCGGTGAAGGCAGGAGCCGATTATCTGGTGGTTGGTCGTCCGATTACGGCTGATCCTGATCCTGGGGCGGCATTCCAACGGGTGTGTGATGAACTGGTGGCCTAGCGGTCTGGGACTGCTGGGAGCGACCGCCCTGACGTTATCCCTGCTGAACCCGGCGATCGCAGCTCAAAGTCCTGAGGAGTCCGATACCGATCCTCAATTTATTCGGGAGGCGATCGCCTGTCCGACGGATTTAGAGGATCTCACCGCGATGCTGTTACGGGATTTGCCCAGTTATGCCAATCGCGTGAATCAGCGATGGTATGAATTGGACGACCATGGGGCGCAACCGGGTTACGTCCTTCTAGCCAGTCAACCGGAGTTTGAGCCACTGACCCTGGGGCCAGGTTCGTATGCTCCTTCCGAATCCGCGAAGGACGACGATATTCGCCAGGTCTTCTTCACCACCCTAGAGCGGCAGTACGTGGCCGATGGTGCGGTCAGTCTGCAATATCATCACTGGTTATTTCTCACCTACGCCGATCAACGGTGGTGGGTCGTCACCCTAATGTCCCAACTTGCAGACTTCCCCGACGGGCAGATTCTCGCCCCTCCCGAAGATACGGGACAGGGGGTCGTAGCGCAGGCGGTGCGGCTTTGGTTGCGCGATTGTCAGAATCGGGCGGTTGAGCCATTGAGTGCGCTGCCGCCGTTCGAACTGGGTGCAGCCATGAGGGATTCGGCCAACAGTCGGCGATAGAGGTCGCTCACCTGGGCTCCCGCAGAGGTCCAGGTAAAGGCTTCCTGGACGTGACTAGAGGCTTTAGTCTTAAGAGTATTCGCCCATTGGGGGTTGCCCAAAATGCGGGCGATCGCCCGGGCAAAGGCAGAGGCATCACCGACGGGAACCAATAATCCCGTTTCTTCGGGAATAACGGTAAACTTCAGTCCTCCCACATCGGAGGCCACAACGGGGGTTTCGCAGGCCATGGCTTCTAGGGCAACCAGGCCAAAGGGTTCGTACTGACTAGGCACCACGCAAACATCAGCCGCCGTGTAAAACAACGGTAGGCGACTGTGGCGAATCCGGCCTGCAAAATGAACCTTTTCCGAAAGGCCGAGGGCTTGAATTTCCTGCTCTAAATGCTCCCGCTCATGGCTGGCCGTACCGGCATCGTCACCCACGAGAACGACTTGGAATTGGGTAAAGGGTTCATAGCCTCCTGGCTCGCCTTGACTTAGGCACTGGCAGGCCTCTAGCAGGGTATCGATGCCCTTACGGGTATCAAAGCGCCCGACGTAGAGCAAGATGGGAATATCCACGTCAAATCCCAGCAGCGATCGGGCTTCCGCTTGGGGGATACGGTGGAACGTGGAGAGGTCTGTCCCCCCTGGAATGAGCAGCGCTGGGCAGTCGGGCGCTTGGGATTGCACGGTGCATAGTTCGTCGGGGCTGGTGACAATCACGCGGTCGGCATGGGTCAAGATCTCCCGCTCGGTATCCAGGCGGGTTTGGGCGATCGCCGGACGTTCAGCTAACGCACCGTACTCATCTGTGGCTAAGGAGTGGCAGGTATGCACCCACAGCACATTATTTTCCTGTTTGAGATGCAGGCCAATCCAGCCCGATAGCCAGTAGTGGGTGTGAATGAGGGGATAAATGGTGGCTTTCTTGGTTTGGAACGTTTGGAAAGCGTCGATGAATTCGGGAAGGTGATCAAAAATCTGGTCACGGGAGAGGGGAGTAAGCGGGCCAGCTTCTAATCGAACGGTGCGACAGTGGGGCGCATGCTCAACAATAGTGGGCAGATTGGAGTCTGTTTTGCGGGTGTAAATATCGACCTGCCATCCCAGCTTTGCCAAGGTTTCGCCAATTTGTCGAACATGGATGCGCTGACCGCTGATGCGTCCTTCAACAGTCTCGGCATCGGGGTCAGGATCGGCTTCGATCGAAATCAGAGCGATCGCCTGGCGGGTGGGGGCATTCACGCTGCTGGAATTGGGGTAACCTACCGCTGTTCCAGGGACGTTTTTGGGGGAAGACTGACTCATTGAAATACCCTGTATTAAAAACAGATGCAAAGCCCTATCCTAACCTGAGTTCGGAAATCGCCCAGCGCTACGTGTCCTCTTTCTCCGATGGTTGCAGGGCGATCGCCCGTTTCGCTTGCCACTGGTTGACCTTATCGCTCAATACTTCCCGCTGATTAATCAAGTAAATACTCACCAGGGTGAGCACCACCCCGACGCTTTGAATCGGGCTGAGCACTTCCGCCAGAAACAGGTTGCCAAACAGCAGCGCAAACACTGGGGTCAGGAATGTTAATGCGACTAAACTGGTTAAATTACCGCTGGAGGCAAAGTAAAAGAACAGTCCGTAGGCGATCGCACTGCCCAAAATGGTGGAGTAGCTGAGGGCTAGCCAGTCGGCACCGTTCAACAAATCCCACTGGTGGGTTTCGGAAACGGCAGATAGGACAAACAGCGGAATGCCCCCCAGAATCATGTGCCATCCGGTCGCCGTAATCGGATCGGCATAGCGGCTGACATAGCGCACCATTACCGTTCCAATCGCCATCGCCAGCGACGCCAGCAGCATTAACCACTGCCCGTTTTGGAACAGCGCTTCTAGCAGAGCGATCGCGTCTACCGAAATCTCTGAAACATTCAAATTTCCTTGTAGTAGGGACACAATCCATTCATCGGGGAGTCCCAGCAAGCTAATGCCAATCACGCCGATCAGCAATCCCAGCCAGCCAAACCCGCCCACCACTTCGCCAAAAAGAATCCGCGCCATAATCGCTACGGCTAGCGGTTGGGAATCAATCATCACCGAGCCTAAGCCTGCACCCGTGCGAACCAAGCCTTCCGCAAGGAACCCCTGAAACAATGCCCCATCAAACAGAGCAAATAGCCCAATCCAGAGCCATGCCATGCCGCCTTTCGGCTGCGATCGCTTCAACAATGCCGCAACGATCAAAATCAAAATCCCCGCAGGCACCAGCCGCACGCCTGCCATAAACATGGGTGTCGTGTGGGGAATCGTCCCTTTCATCGCTACCATTGCGGTGCCCCATAGGAAAAAGGGCGCAATCATGAGGAGCGAGGCAAAGGGGAGCTTAGACTCAGAGGATTTCAACAGCATGAAGCACTCAGGCGCGATCGCGCAGACAAATCTCGAACGACGTATCTTTAGATCAGTATCACTTGGTTTTGTGTATTTCTGTGTACTGGCATGAATGAATTCTTAAAAAAAGTGCTAATAAGCCTCCCAAGTTAAGGCAGACTAGAAGATCAGTCCGTTTGGCATACGTTATCCACGTTTGTTTGATTTGCCCATGATTTGGCCTTTTAAGCGTCCGTTTCGTAAACAAATTGCCCGAATTGAAATTTCAGGGGCGATCGCAGGCACAACCCGGAAGCAGGTTCTGGATGCCCTGAAGACCGTCGAAGACCGCAAGTTTCCGGCACTGCTGCTGCGGATTGATAGCCCTGGCGGCACCGTTGGCGATTCCCAGGAGATCTATAACGCCCTCAAGCGGCTGCAAGACAAGGTCAAAATTGTGGCTAGCTTTGGCAATATCTCGGCATCGGGCGGGGTGTACATCGGCATGGGTGCGCCCCATATCGTGGCGAATCCGGGCACGATTACGGGCAGCATCGGCGTGATCCTGCGCGGAAACAATATTGAGCGGTTGCTAGAACGGGTAGGGGTATCCTTTAAGGTGATTAAGTCCGGCCCCTACAAAGATATTCTGGCCTTTGATCGGGAACTGACCGATCCGGAAAAGCATATTTTGCAAGAGCTGATCGACACCAGCTACCAGCAGTTCGTCCAAACCGTGGCGGATGCCCGAAACCTAGCTGTAGAAACGGTTCGTAGCTTTGCCGATGGGCGCATTTTTACCGGAGAGCAGGCGCTAGACTTGGGCGTTGTTGATCGATTGGGTACGGAGGAAGATGCCCGACGCTGGGCGGCGGAACTGGCAGGACTTGACCCAGAAACGACCCCCTGCTACACCATTGAAGAACCCAAGAAACTGCTCAGTCGCCTCGTTTCAGGAGGTAAAGCAGGCGCTACACAGAGCCGCATTTCGTCTAGTATGAATTGGCTAGAATTCGAGTTATCGACGAGTGGGCTACCGCTGTGGCTCTATCGTCCCTAGGCAGCAGAATGGAGGACTTCAGCGTGCAGTGGAGCGTTCAGGCAATTCGTGGAGCAACTACCGTTCCGGTTAATTCTAAGGAGGCGATGGCAGAAGCGGTGAGCGAGTTGTTGGATGCCCTGGAGAAGCTGAATCAGCTAGATCCAAACGACATTATTAGCGCGACGTTTTCCGTGACGCGGGATTTGGATGCGGTTTTTCCAGCGGCGATCGCCCGTCAGCGACCGGGATGGGATCGAGTTCCCCTCCTGGATGTGCAGCAAATGCATGTGCAGGGAAGCCTAGAACGGTGTATTCGATTTCTAATTCTAGTCAACACGCCAAACCCGGAGATCCACCATCCCTATCTGCGAGGAGCAAAGGCTCTGCGGCCGGACTGGGGGTAACCCTAGAACTCACGCTGAGCGTAAACAACGGTGGCGATCGCCAATAAAACGACAACGTACAGCAGTCCGTACAGGGCGTTATTGAGCAATTCCGGCGGCGGCGGTAAGGTACTGAGACCGTACACCGCCTGATTCTTTAGATCTAGCCGCGATAGGTCAGGTAAAACGAGGTAGGTCCAGTGGGTCAAACGCTCGATCGTCGGACTTTCGGTATTTTGGGTCAGCAGGACAAGATCGCGGCTAAGATGCCCCATCAAGTACACGGCGGCGGTGAGTACCGTTGCTAGGAGCGTGCTGGTAAACACGCCAAACAGAATGGCGACTGCCGTAATCAAAATCAGCTCTAAAAGTAGGAAGACGGCGGCTAGGCTCAGACTACCTGCCGAATAGGCAACCCCGTTCACACTCAAAACTCCCAGATAAATAACCATCATGGCGGCGACCATCACGGTAATGACTGCCGAGAGTCCCAAGTGCTTGCCGATAATGAACTCAGCAGGCGTGAGGGGCTTCGCATTCAGTACATAAACCGTCCGTTTCTCAATTTCCCGATTAACCAGTCCCGTGCCGACGAAGATAGCCACAATCAAGCCGGAAACGCCGATTCCCGCAATTCCCAAATCCAGCAACATCTTGCCCTCGGTGCCCACCGCTAAGTCCGGTAGCAGAAAGTTAGCTAGAATCAGCACCAAGGCAAAAATGCCAATCAGGTAAAGGAGGCGATCGCGAATCACTTCACGAAATACGTTGGTGGCTACTGCCCAAATTCGCCGAATGTTCACCGAATTGACCTCAACCCATACGTCATCCAGGGTACCCGTTTCAGCGTTAAAAGTGTGCGTTCCCTAGACGGTGTTAACCTTCCGTTTCAATGGTGAGCACCTGCGGCGGCGTCGCATCCGGTGGATAGATGAAATCAAGTTCTACCAAGCGACGCTGACCGGGCGGAATCCGAATCTTAACCAGGGGTTCTCCAGCCTGCCCCCGCTGCTGCACGATATGGAAATAGCGGGTTTGCGGCACTTTGAATTCATCCGTATAGCGAAGGCGCACCGTGCCTCGGAAGAAGATTTTGGAATCTGGTGGATTCGAGAACAGCAGCTCATTCTCCATCAGTTCGTTCTGATATGGAGTTTGGATCATGAGGGTG
This genomic window from Synechococcales cyanobacterium T60_A2020_003 contains:
- the aroH gene encoding chorismate mutase — protein: MQWSVQAIRGATTVPVNSKEAMAEAVSELLDALEKLNQLDPNDIISATFSVTRDLDAVFPAAIARQRPGWDRVPLLDVQQMHVQGSLERCIRFLILVNTPNPEIHHPYLRGAKALRPDWG
- a CDS encoding glycosyltransferase, which encodes MSQSSPKNVPGTAVGYPNSSSVNAPTRQAIALISIEADPDPDAETVEGRISGQRIHVRQIGETLAKLGWQVDIYTRKTDSNLPTIVEHAPHCRTVRLEAGPLTPLSRDQIFDHLPEFIDAFQTFQTKKATIYPLIHTHYWLSGWIGLHLKQENNVLWVHTCHSLATDEYGALAERPAIAQTRLDTEREILTHADRVIVTSPDELCTVQSQAPDCPALLIPGGTDLSTFHRIPQAEARSLLGFDVDIPILLYVGRFDTRKGIDTLLEACQCLSQGEPGGYEPFTQFQVVLVGDDAGTASHEREHLEQEIQALGLSEKVHFAGRIRHSRLPLFYTAADVCVVPSQYEPFGLVALEAMACETPVVASDVGGLKFTVIPEETGLLVPVGDASAFARAIARILGNPQWANTLKTKASSHVQEAFTWTSAGAQVSDLYRRLLAESLMAAPSSNGGSALNGSTARF
- a CDS encoding ABC transporter permease, whose translation is MNIRRIWAVATNVFREVIRDRLLYLIGIFALVLILANFLLPDLAVGTEGKMLLDLGIAGIGVSGLIVAIFVGTGLVNREIEKRTVYVLNAKPLTPAEFIIGKHLGLSAVITVMVAAMMVIYLGVLSVNGVAYSAGSLSLAAVFLLLELILITAVAILFGVFTSTLLATVLTAAVYLMGHLSRDLVLLTQNTESPTIERLTHWTYLVLPDLSRLDLKNQAVYGLSTLPPPPELLNNALYGLLYVVVLLAIATVVYAQREF
- the sppA gene encoding signal peptide peptidase SppA, translating into MIWPFKRPFRKQIARIEISGAIAGTTRKQVLDALKTVEDRKFPALLLRIDSPGGTVGDSQEIYNALKRLQDKVKIVASFGNISASGGVYIGMGAPHIVANPGTITGSIGVILRGNNIERLLERVGVSFKVIKSGPYKDILAFDRELTDPEKHILQELIDTSYQQFVQTVADARNLAVETVRSFADGRIFTGEQALDLGVVDRLGTEEDARRWAAELAGLDPETTPCYTIEEPKKLLSRLVSGGKAGATQSRISSSMNWLEFELSTSGLPLWLYRP
- a CDS encoding DMT family transporter, whose product is MLLKSSESKLPFASLLMIAPFFLWGTAMVAMKGTIPHTTPMFMAGVRLVPAGILILIVAALLKRSQPKGGMAWLWIGLFALFDGALFQGFLAEGLVRTGAGLGSVMIDSQPLAVAIMARILFGEVVGGFGWLGLLIGVIGISLLGLPDEWIVSLLQGNLNVSEISVDAIALLEALFQNGQWLMLLASLAMAIGTVMVRYVSRYADPITATGWHMILGGIPLFVLSAVSETHQWDLLNGADWLALSYSTILGSAIAYGLFFYFASSGNLTSLVALTFLTPVFALLFGNLFLAEVLSPIQSVGVVLTLVSIYLINQREVLSDKVNQWQAKRAIALQPSEKEDT
- the pyrF gene encoding orotidine-5'-phosphate decarboxylase translates to MDPRNRIIVPLDVPSADAAIALLDRLPEVGFWKVGLELFVSSGTIVIQELKARQKRIFLDLKFHDIPNTMAGACRAAARYGVDLITVHATAGEAALEAAQKAAVEGATAAGQLPPNLIAVTVLTSISARSLAHELKIPLELPDYALQMALMAQDCGLAGAVCSPQEATDLKRVCGDGFLLVCPGVRPKWAAAGDQRRSLTPAEAVKAGADYLVVGRPITADPDPGAAFQRVCDELVA
- a CDS encoding tyrosine--tRNA ligase codes for the protein MASESSISSVSQSSQGFEWLHRGTHEIFPNQDTSSDPHENLIARLQQSDRPLRVKLGIDPTGSELHLGHSIVFRKLRAFQDAGHTAVLIIGDFTARIGDPSGKSDVRKQLTEAEVKENAKTYLDQVRPILDFDTPGRLEIRYNSEWLSKLDLSKILELLGTMTVGQMLAKEGFAERYKKESPIYLHEFLYPLMQGYDSVAVQADVELGGTDQKFNLAVGRDLQRHFQQRPQFGLLLPILIGTDGVQKMSKSLANYVGLTEDPLSMYSKLEKVPDALIQDYFELLTNLPLADLPENPRDRQKLLAVDVVSQYHGKDAALEAQKAALTLVQGNAARAEAVPEFSLASIEFPAKLFFILGASGLCKSSGEGRRQIQGGAVRLDGDRVEDVDLAYAAAHELDGKVLQVGKKKFVRLVK